The following proteins come from a genomic window of Streptomyces liliiviolaceus:
- a CDS encoding 6-pyruvoyl trahydropterin synthase family protein codes for MFSITVRDHLMIAHSFRGEVFGPAQRLHGATFLVDATFRRAELDDDNIVVDIGLATRELGEVVAEMNYRNLDNEPVFADTNTSTEFLAKVVADRLAERVEKGALGEGARGLAGITVTLHESHIAWASYERAL; via the coding sequence TTGTTCAGCATCACCGTCCGCGATCACCTGATGATCGCCCACAGCTTCCGCGGAGAGGTCTTCGGACCCGCGCAGCGACTGCACGGAGCGACGTTCCTCGTGGACGCCACGTTCCGCCGCGCCGAGCTGGACGACGACAACATCGTCGTCGACATCGGACTGGCCACCAGGGAACTCGGGGAGGTGGTGGCCGAGATGAACTACCGGAACCTCGACAACGAGCCGGTGTTCGCCGACACGAACACCTCCACGGAGTTCCTGGCGAAGGTCGTCGCCGACCGCCTCGCCGAGCGGGTGGAAAAGGGAGCACTGGGCGAAGGAGCCCGCGGACTGGCCGGCATCACGGTCACCCTGCACGAGTCGCACATCGCCTGGGCGAGTTACGAGCGTGCCCTGTGA
- a CDS encoding zinc-dependent alcohol dehydrogenase: MDRSARAFWLSTPGRGELRDTHLPEPAEGEVVVRTLFSGVSRGTETLVFRGGVPQSQYAAMRAPFQEGDFPGPVKYGYLNVGTVEEGPAELLGRTVFCLYPHQSRYVVPASAVTPVPENVPASRAVLAGTVETAVNALWDAAPLIGDRISVVGAGMVGASVAALLARYPAARVQLVDANPARAEIAQALGIEFALPQDAAGDRDLVVHASATEAGLSRALELLAPEGTVLELSWYGDRKVTLPLGEAFHSRRLTIRSSQVGSVSPARSARRTYADRLALSLELLADPAFDTLITGECAFEDLPEAMAGLSTGETTAMCHLVRYDAAPGTT; the protein is encoded by the coding sequence ATGGACCGCTCCGCCCGCGCCTTCTGGCTCAGCACTCCCGGCCGTGGCGAACTCCGGGACACCCACCTGCCGGAACCCGCCGAGGGCGAGGTCGTGGTGCGCACCCTCTTCTCCGGGGTGAGCCGCGGCACGGAGACGCTCGTCTTCCGCGGAGGGGTCCCTCAGAGCCAGTACGCAGCCATGCGCGCGCCCTTCCAGGAGGGCGACTTCCCCGGGCCCGTCAAGTACGGCTACCTGAACGTCGGCACTGTGGAGGAGGGGCCCGCCGAACTCCTCGGACGGACCGTCTTCTGTCTCTATCCGCACCAGAGCCGGTACGTCGTCCCCGCGAGCGCGGTCACCCCCGTGCCGGAGAACGTGCCCGCCTCACGCGCCGTACTGGCCGGCACCGTGGAGACCGCCGTCAACGCCCTCTGGGACGCGGCCCCCCTGATCGGCGACCGGATCTCCGTCGTCGGCGCGGGCATGGTCGGCGCGAGCGTCGCAGCGCTGCTGGCCCGGTACCCCGCCGCCCGCGTCCAGTTGGTCGACGCGAACCCGGCACGCGCGGAGATCGCCCAGGCACTGGGGATCGAGTTCGCGCTCCCGCAGGACGCCGCGGGCGACCGCGACCTCGTCGTCCACGCGAGCGCCACCGAGGCCGGGCTCTCCCGCGCGCTCGAACTCCTCGCCCCGGAGGGCACGGTCCTCGAACTGAGCTGGTACGGCGACCGCAAGGTCACCCTGCCGCTCGGTGAGGCGTTCCACTCCCGCCGTCTCACCATCCGCAGCAGCCAGGTCGGCTCCGTCTCGCCCGCCAGGAGCGCCCGCCGCACCTACGCCGACCGGCTCGCCCTCTCCCTGGAACTCCTCGCCGATCCCGCCTTCGACACCCTGATCACGGGCGAGTGCGCCTTCGAGGACCTGCCCGAGGCCATGGCCGGGCTCAGCACGGGCGAGACGACCGCGATGTGCCACCTCGTGCGGTACGACGCGGCCCCGGGGACGACCTAG
- a CDS encoding CDP-alcohol phosphatidyltransferase family protein yields the protein MALNNTYDARLLQQETAVGAGVQLLLLSVLGTAIGLGPAGWLTGLAFGLATWAVLSRALHRTRPRSFGAANRVTLGRATLVGGVTALVADSFQSPPPVTVLVALTAMALILDAVDGKVARRTGSSTALGARFDMEVDAFLILVLSVYVSTTVGAWALLIGGMRYAFVAAARFLPWLNNALPPSTARKTVAALQGVLLLLAGAGILPYALTFGVVALALALLTWSFGRDIGWLWRTRGPAGREVTPPAEPNRVRETATVGAP from the coding sequence GTGGCCCTGAACAACACGTACGACGCGAGGCTCTTGCAGCAGGAGACGGCCGTGGGAGCGGGCGTGCAACTGCTGTTGCTGAGCGTGCTCGGCACGGCGATCGGCCTGGGCCCCGCGGGCTGGCTCACCGGGCTGGCGTTCGGACTCGCGACCTGGGCGGTGCTCTCACGCGCCCTGCACCGCACACGGCCCCGCTCCTTCGGAGCCGCCAACCGTGTGACGCTCGGCCGGGCGACCCTGGTCGGCGGGGTGACCGCCCTGGTCGCCGACTCCTTCCAGAGCCCGCCGCCGGTCACGGTCCTGGTGGCGCTCACCGCGATGGCCCTGATCCTCGACGCGGTCGACGGCAAGGTCGCCCGGCGCACCGGCTCCTCCACGGCGCTGGGGGCGCGCTTCGACATGGAGGTCGACGCGTTCCTCATCCTGGTGCTCAGCGTGTACGTCTCCACGACGGTCGGGGCGTGGGCCCTGCTGATCGGCGGCATGCGGTACGCGTTCGTGGCGGCCGCGAGGTTCCTGCCCTGGCTGAACAACGCGCTTCCGCCGAGCACCGCGCGCAAGACGGTGGCCGCGCTGCAGGGTGTGCTGCTGCTCCTCGCGGGCGCGGGCATCCTCCCGTACGCCCTGACGTTCGGCGTCGTCGCCCTCGCCCTGGCCCTGCTGACCTGGTCGTTCGGCCGTGACATCGGCTGGCTGTGGCGCACGCGGGGCCCTGCCGGGCGCGAGGTCACCCCGCCCGCCGAGCCGAACCGCGTCCGCGAGACGGCGACGGTGGGGGCGCCGTAG
- a CDS encoding oxidoreductase: protein MTDATGTLSGGTLTPADGLTLTRMGYGAMQLAGPNAFGPPKDRDEAVAVLREAVERGITHIDTSDFYGPYVVNEIIKEALHPYADELHIVTKVGARRGDDGAWIFAREPEDLKAQVRENIQRLGVEALDVVNLRVGSAEGTDEEPLSEQFGALAELREQGLIRHLGVSSVSGAQLTEAQAIAPVVTVQNLYNLANRQDDALVERCAAEGIAFAPFFPLGGFTPLQSSILTDVATRLDASPQQVALAWLLQRSPSIVLIPGTSSRTHLRENIAAADLVLPDKEITELNKIA from the coding sequence ATGACGGACGCGACCGGCACACTCTCCGGCGGCACCCTCACCCCGGCCGACGGCCTGACCCTCACCCGCATGGGGTACGGGGCCATGCAGCTGGCGGGCCCCAACGCGTTCGGGCCGCCCAAGGACCGGGACGAGGCCGTCGCGGTGCTGCGGGAGGCCGTCGAGCGGGGCATCACCCACATCGACACCAGCGACTTCTACGGGCCGTACGTGGTCAACGAGATCATCAAGGAGGCCCTGCACCCCTACGCCGACGAGCTGCACATCGTCACCAAGGTCGGCGCCCGACGCGGCGACGACGGCGCGTGGATCTTCGCGCGGGAGCCCGAGGACCTCAAGGCCCAGGTCCGCGAGAACATCCAGCGGCTCGGCGTGGAGGCGCTCGACGTGGTGAACCTGCGGGTCGGCTCCGCCGAGGGCACGGACGAGGAGCCGCTGAGCGAGCAGTTCGGGGCGCTGGCGGAGCTGCGGGAGCAGGGGCTGATCCGGCATCTGGGCGTCAGCTCGGTGTCCGGCGCCCAGCTGACCGAGGCGCAGGCCATCGCGCCGGTCGTCACCGTGCAGAACCTCTACAACCTGGCCAACCGCCAGGACGACGCGCTCGTCGAGCGGTGCGCGGCGGAGGGGATCGCGTTCGCGCCGTTCTTCCCGCTGGGCGGCTTCACTCCGCTCCAGTCGTCGATCCTGACGGACGTCGCCACGCGTCTGGACGCGTCACCGCAACAGGTCGCCCTGGCCTGGCTGCTCCAGCGCTCCCCGTCGATCGTTCTGATCCCGGGCACGTCGTCACGCACGCACCTCCGCGAGAACATCGCGGCGGCGGACCTGGTCCTCCCGGACAAGGAGATCACCGAACTGAACAAGATCGCTTGA
- a CDS encoding helix-turn-helix domain-containing protein: MNGTNALGEFLRARRALVRPQDAGIRGGGLRRVPGLRREEVAMLSGISADYYLRLEQGRDRNPSLQVLEALADVLHLDADATAHLIGLAQVRPSQAHRAGSADVRGRGAARRPETVPRDILQLMDAWPNNPAYVENKFTDVLASNALARALSPNHAPGSNIMRAVLLDESERELRRDWDQLTEAGIAALRANVGPDVDDPRLVELVGELSVRSERFRQLWGRHDVHPKQSRVLRLRHPKVGDFELYASKLGIVGADGLVLKVFQAAPGSRDAELLAILGSLAASGEADRDPAGSESRRAVEDQ, encoded by the coding sequence ATGAACGGCACGAACGCCCTCGGAGAGTTCCTGCGCGCCCGCCGGGCCCTGGTCCGGCCACAGGACGCGGGTATCCGCGGCGGCGGCCTGCGGCGCGTCCCGGGCCTGCGCCGCGAGGAGGTCGCGATGCTCTCCGGCATCAGCGCCGACTACTACCTGCGCCTGGAGCAGGGCCGCGACCGCAATCCGTCGCTCCAGGTCCTCGAAGCCCTGGCCGACGTCCTGCATCTGGACGCCGACGCCACGGCACATCTGATCGGTCTGGCCCAGGTCAGGCCGTCGCAGGCGCACAGGGCGGGTTCCGCCGACGTCCGCGGACGCGGGGCCGCGCGCAGGCCCGAGACCGTGCCGCGCGACATCCTGCAGCTCATGGACGCCTGGCCGAACAACCCCGCCTACGTCGAGAACAAGTTCACCGACGTGCTGGCCTCCAACGCGCTGGCCAGGGCCCTGTCCCCGAACCACGCCCCCGGCAGCAACATCATGCGGGCCGTCCTACTCGACGAGAGCGAACGGGAGCTGCGGCGGGACTGGGACCAGCTGACCGAGGCGGGGATCGCCGCGCTGCGGGCCAATGTGGGGCCCGACGTCGACGACCCCCGTCTGGTGGAACTCGTGGGCGAGCTGTCCGTACGCAGCGAGCGCTTCCGGCAGCTGTGGGGCCGCCACGACGTGCACCCCAAGCAGTCACGTGTCCTGCGGCTGCGGCACCCGAAGGTCGGCGACTTCGAGCTGTACGCCAGCAAGCTGGGCATCGTCGGGGCGGACGGCCTGGTTCTGAAGGTCTTCCAGGCCGCGCCGGGCAGCCGGGACGCCGAGCTTCTCGCCATATTGGGGAGCTTGGCGGCGTCCGGCGAGGCGGACCGGGACCCGGCCGGCTCCGAGAGCCGCCGGGCCGTCGAGGACCAGTGA
- a CDS encoding MFS transporter — MPRKSTRLTFAVLATGAGVFSMLQSLIAPALPTVQHELHTSQSTATWVMTAYLLSASVFTPILGRIGDLIGKKRTLVAVLVTVMIGCLIAALAPNIGVLIVARVVQGIGGALFPLSFGIIRDEFAPARVSPSISNLSAVIAAGGGVGIVAAGPIVSALDYRWLFWLPVGVVAVTVLIAVRYVPESPRRAEGRVNWLGAILLSAWLVALLLPLSQATQWGWGSGRVIGLFAAAVVLFVLWLLAEARSRSPLIDLKVMRLPAVWTTNTAALLFGAGMYSIWSFLPAFVQTPSSAGYGFGASVTASGLLLLPMLVAMFFSGILSGRLEPVVGAKKLLTTGAALGAVACGFLALWHDEQWQVAVVSGVFGLGIGLAFASMANLIVGSVPAEQTGAATGMNANIRTIGGSIGAAVTSVLVTGHLQPSGLPEASGYTHGFTLLALLLLAAALAALLVPVQHVRRIAGAPRATGDQGPDTDQGVELDLARTNQETIAPAVRN; from the coding sequence ATGCCCCGCAAGTCCACCCGCCTCACCTTCGCGGTCCTCGCGACCGGTGCGGGCGTCTTCTCCATGCTGCAGTCGCTGATCGCGCCGGCCCTGCCGACCGTCCAGCACGAACTGCACACCTCGCAGTCCACCGCGACCTGGGTGATGACGGCGTACCTGCTGTCCGCCTCGGTCTTCACACCGATCCTCGGCCGGATCGGCGACCTCATCGGCAAGAAGCGCACCCTGGTCGCCGTCCTGGTGACGGTGATGATCGGCTGCCTGATCGCCGCGCTCGCCCCGAACATCGGGGTACTGATCGTCGCCCGGGTCGTCCAGGGCATAGGCGGCGCGCTCTTCCCGCTGTCCTTCGGCATCATCCGCGACGAGTTCGCCCCGGCCCGGGTGAGCCCCAGCATCAGCAACCTGTCCGCCGTGATCGCCGCGGGCGGTGGTGTCGGCATCGTCGCGGCCGGTCCCATCGTGAGCGCACTCGACTACCGGTGGCTGTTCTGGCTGCCCGTCGGCGTCGTCGCGGTGACCGTCCTCATCGCCGTCCGGTACGTCCCCGAGTCGCCCAGGCGTGCCGAGGGCCGCGTGAACTGGCTCGGCGCGATCCTGCTGTCGGCGTGGCTGGTGGCACTGCTCCTGCCGCTCAGCCAGGCGACGCAGTGGGGCTGGGGCTCGGGCAGGGTGATCGGACTCTTCGCCGCCGCGGTCGTCCTCTTCGTCCTGTGGCTGCTCGCCGAGGCGCGCTCCCGCTCGCCGCTGATCGACCTGAAGGTCATGCGGCTGCCCGCCGTGTGGACCACGAACACCGCCGCGCTGCTGTTCGGCGCGGGCATGTACTCGATCTGGTCCTTCCTGCCCGCGTTCGTCCAGACGCCCAGCTCCGCCGGGTACGGGTTCGGCGCGAGCGTCACCGCGTCCGGACTGCTCCTGCTGCCGATGCTGGTCGCCATGTTCTTCTCGGGCATCCTGAGCGGCCGGCTGGAACCCGTCGTGGGAGCCAAGAAGCTGCTCACGACCGGTGCCGCGCTCGGTGCCGTGGCCTGCGGATTCCTCGCCCTGTGGCACGACGAGCAGTGGCAGGTGGCCGTCGTGTCAGGCGTGTTCGGCCTCGGCATCGGCCTCGCGTTCGCCTCGATGGCCAACCTCATCGTCGGCAGCGTCCCGGCCGAGCAGACCGGCGCCGCGACCGGGATGAACGCCAACATCCGCACCATCGGCGGGTCCATCGGCGCCGCGGTCACCAGCGTCCTGGTCACCGGCCATCTGCAGCCCTCGGGTCTGCCGGAGGCCTCCGGCTACACCCACGGGTTCACCCTGCTGGCACTGCTGCTCCTGGCCGCGGCACTCGCGGCGCTGCTCGTCCCGGTCCAGCACGTACGCCGGATCGCGGGCGCGCCCCGGGCCACCGGCGACCAGGGCCCGGACACGGACCAGGGCGTGGAGCTCGACCTGGCGCGGACGAACCAGGAGACGATCGCCCCCGCTGTACGCAACTGA
- a CDS encoding TetR/AcrR family transcriptional regulator yields MTAQSFPVSEIVATRRPHRKDAARNYDALLTAAREAFAEQGAEASLEDIARRAGVGIGTLYRNFPTRRHLFESLYADEVNSLCEVADEVADLEPWEALRAWLDRFAGYMVTKRAVREALNDESAIFAACRESMYAAGTPLFERAQRAGEARTDMTFVDLLRMVAGITATTFDDDTQRDRVMSIALDGVRVTH; encoded by the coding sequence GTGACCGCCCAGTCGTTCCCCGTCAGCGAGATCGTCGCGACCCGGCGGCCCCACCGGAAGGACGCGGCGCGCAACTACGACGCGCTGCTCACCGCCGCCCGTGAGGCCTTCGCCGAACAGGGCGCCGAAGCCTCCCTGGAGGACATCGCCCGTCGCGCGGGCGTCGGCATCGGCACGCTGTACCGCAACTTCCCCACCCGCAGACACCTCTTCGAGAGCCTGTACGCGGACGAGGTCAACTCGCTGTGCGAGGTCGCCGACGAGGTCGCGGACCTGGAGCCGTGGGAGGCGCTGAGGGCCTGGCTGGACCGGTTCGCCGGCTACATGGTGACCAAGCGGGCCGTGCGCGAGGCCCTGAACGACGAGTCGGCGATCTTCGCCGCCTGCCGCGAGTCCATGTACGCGGCCGGCACCCCGCTGTTCGAGCGGGCCCAGCGGGCCGGGGAGGCCCGCACCGACATGACCTTCGTCGATCTGCTGCGCATGGTCGCGGGCATCACCGCGACGACCTTCGACGACGACACCCAGCGCGACCGGGTGATGTCCATCGCCCTGGACGGCGTACGCGTCACCCACTGA
- a CDS encoding sensor histidine kinase — MTLMDSFAGRRVPPAVTDAGLALLFTAGALVPLVPMPADVPALRTPDALFFVLALLSGLPLAVHRRFPLPVLLVMTAAVAALQARHYIPHLSGPQGTSIGPSYMGVATAVLLTARRGAPRTATLVVAAVIPAAAVTEAVLAPDGHRIATLLADAVLLVGAWALGRLTRARAAIRDQALQRAAALERAQEANARAAVMEERTRIARELHDIVAHNVSLMVVQTIAADRIQDRDGDKAHELHGTIEETGRATVTELRRLLDVLRTEDEADADPSREPPQPTVEALPALVDAVRAAGLTVDFTTTGTPAELPAGSQLTVYRVVQEGLTNTLKHAGRTHAELTVAWEGRHRRLTVRLCDDGPRPGEGTPPRPAGLPDGPGHGLLGMRERIGAVGGSLHTGPRPGGGYCVHAVVPLPPPSPTPSPAQAEAPAPDDLSFDIAGHYEGHPPHASHPRPAGR; from the coding sequence ATGACCCTGATGGACTCGTTCGCCGGACGGCGCGTACCCCCGGCCGTCACGGACGCGGGTCTGGCCCTGCTCTTCACCGCGGGCGCGCTCGTCCCGCTCGTGCCGATGCCGGCGGACGTGCCCGCACTGCGCACCCCGGACGCCCTGTTCTTCGTACTCGCCCTGCTGTCCGGTCTGCCGCTGGCCGTGCACCGGCGGTTCCCCCTGCCGGTGCTGCTGGTCATGACGGCGGCGGTGGCCGCGCTCCAGGCACGGCACTACATCCCGCACCTGTCGGGTCCGCAGGGCACCTCCATCGGACCCTCCTACATGGGAGTGGCCACGGCCGTCCTCCTGACCGCCCGGCGGGGCGCGCCCAGGACGGCCACCCTGGTGGTGGCCGCGGTCATCCCGGCCGCGGCCGTCACGGAGGCGGTCCTCGCCCCGGACGGGCACCGCATCGCCACCCTGCTGGCGGACGCCGTGCTGCTGGTCGGGGCCTGGGCGCTCGGCCGGCTGACCAGGGCGCGCGCCGCCATCCGCGACCAGGCGCTGCAACGGGCCGCCGCGCTGGAGCGCGCGCAGGAGGCCAACGCGCGCGCCGCCGTCATGGAGGAGCGGACCCGGATCGCCCGCGAACTGCACGACATCGTCGCGCACAACGTCAGCCTGATGGTCGTCCAGACGATCGCCGCCGACCGGATCCAGGACCGCGACGGCGACAAGGCCCACGAGCTGCACGGCACGATCGAGGAGACCGGCCGGGCGACCGTCACCGAACTGCGCCGACTCCTCGACGTACTGCGCACGGAGGACGAGGCGGACGCCGATCCGAGCAGGGAGCCGCCGCAGCCCACCGTGGAGGCGCTGCCCGCGCTGGTGGACGCGGTGCGCGCGGCGGGCCTCACCGTGGACTTCACCACGACCGGGACGCCCGCCGAACTGCCGGCGGGCTCGCAGCTGACCGTCTACCGCGTCGTGCAGGAGGGACTCACCAACACGCTCAAGCACGCGGGCCGCACACACGCCGAACTGACCGTCGCCTGGGAGGGCAGGCACCGGCGGCTGACCGTCCGGCTCTGCGACGACGGGCCCCGGCCGGGCGAGGGGACGCCACCGCGCCCCGCCGGCCTGCCCGACGGGCCCGGTCACGGACTGCTCGGCATGCGGGAACGCATCGGTGCCGTGGGCGGTTCGCTGCACACCGGCCCGCGTCCGGGCGGCGGCTACTGCGTGCACGCGGTCGTACCGCTGCCGCCACCGTCACCGACGCCGTCACCGGCACAGGCCGAAGCACCGGCACCGGACGATCTCTCATTCGACATCGCAGGGCACTACGAAGGGCATCCCCCGCATGCAAGCCATCCGCGTCCTGCTGGTCGATGA
- a CDS encoding response regulator, with protein sequence MQAIRVLLVDDQPMIRTGFRLILEAEPDITVVGEAADGVAAVESALSLSPDIVLMDIRMPVMDGVEATRRIAETGSPSRVVILTTFDLDAHVVDALRAGASAFLVKDGPADSLVGAIRTVAAGDAVLSPRVTHRLLDRFAHLGAPATPDVPSRLGALTSRELDVLRALTRGLSNAEIALELGVGETTVKTHVAHILEKYGLRDRVQAVILAYDCGLVVPRSPR encoded by the coding sequence ATGCAAGCCATCCGCGTCCTGCTGGTCGATGACCAGCCCATGATCCGGACGGGATTCCGGCTCATCCTCGAAGCGGAACCGGACATCACGGTCGTCGGCGAGGCCGCCGACGGCGTCGCCGCCGTCGAGAGCGCCCTGTCGCTGTCCCCGGACATCGTCCTGATGGACATCCGGATGCCGGTCATGGACGGCGTCGAGGCCACCCGCCGTATCGCGGAGACGGGGTCACCGAGCCGGGTGGTCATCCTGACCACGTTCGACCTGGACGCACACGTGGTGGACGCGCTGCGCGCCGGGGCCAGCGCCTTCCTCGTCAAGGACGGGCCGGCCGACTCGCTCGTCGGCGCCATCCGTACCGTGGCCGCCGGTGACGCCGTGCTCTCGCCCCGGGTCACCCACCGGCTGCTCGACCGCTTCGCCCATCTCGGCGCGCCCGCCACCCCGGACGTACCGTCGCGACTCGGCGCGCTCACCAGCCGTGAGCTCGATGTCCTGCGGGCCCTGACCCGTGGACTGTCCAACGCGGAGATCGCGCTGGAACTGGGCGTGGGAGAGACGACGGTCAAGACGCACGTCGCGCACATCCTGGAGAAGTACGGGCTCCGCGACCGGGTGCAGGCCGTCATCCTGGCGTACGACTGCGGACTGGTGGTGCCGCGCAGCCCCCGGTGA
- a CDS encoding cold-shock protein, translated as MALGTVKWFNAEKGFGFIAPDEGGDDIFVHHSAIDSHGFRSLEENQKVEFTASQGPKGMQADQVRAL; from the coding sequence ATGGCGCTTGGAACAGTGAAGTGGTTCAACGCGGAGAAGGGCTTCGGCTTCATCGCCCCCGACGAGGGCGGCGACGACATCTTCGTGCACCACTCGGCCATCGACTCCCACGGCTTCCGCTCCCTTGAGGAGAACCAGAAGGTGGAGTTCACGGCCAGCCAGGGTCCCAAGGGGATGCAGGCGGACCAGGTCCGCGCCCTCTGA
- a CDS encoding LCP family protein produces MNDGTGHGAAWSGRGNGAPASTRTAPLPGMPSPATPGRTHEGHADDGSRPRRSATGRSPRPRPTRRRRVVRLTVLLLAALVASSAGTYVWADTELDQEVDLGALPDRAPAGKGTNYLIVGSDSRAGLSEQARKDLRTGSAEGRRTDSMILLHTGANGTTMLSLPRDSWVTVPAYVRPETGRSYRAEPNKLNAAFSLGGPDLLVRAVESNTGLHVDHYAEIGFAGFVGVVDAVGGVDMCLDRDVKDPNSGADLRKGCQTLDGSEALAFVRQRKQEAQGDLGRTRNQQKFLTALAEKAVTPGTLLNPARSFPTLDAGLDTLVVDRDTGLRDLMTLFRAMRGVTAGGGRQLNVPVSDPALATSKGSAVQWDDRRARTLFTELRNDRPVTLPQEK; encoded by the coding sequence ATGAACGACGGGACCGGCCACGGGGCGGCGTGGTCGGGGCGCGGCAACGGCGCCCCGGCCTCGACCCGTACGGCACCACTGCCCGGCATGCCCTCACCGGCCACCCCGGGCCGTACGCACGAGGGGCATGCGGACGACGGGAGCCGGCCCCGGCGGAGCGCGACCGGCCGGTCCCCGAGACCCCGCCCCACCCGGCGCCGCAGGGTCGTGCGGCTGACGGTCCTGCTGCTCGCCGCGCTGGTCGCGTCCTCCGCCGGCACCTATGTGTGGGCCGACACCGAACTGGACCAGGAGGTCGACCTCGGCGCCCTCCCGGACCGCGCGCCGGCCGGCAAGGGCACCAACTACCTGATCGTGGGCTCCGACAGCCGGGCGGGCCTGTCCGAGCAGGCCAGGAAGGACCTGCGCACCGGCTCGGCCGAGGGCCGCCGCACGGACTCGATGATCCTGCTGCACACCGGCGCCAACGGCACCACCATGCTGAGCCTGCCGCGCGACTCGTGGGTGACCGTCCCGGCGTACGTCCGCCCGGAGACCGGCCGCAGCTACCGCGCCGAGCCGAACAAGCTCAACGCCGCGTTCTCCCTCGGCGGCCCCGACCTGCTCGTACGGGCCGTGGAGAGCAACACCGGGCTGCACGTCGACCACTACGCGGAGATCGGCTTCGCGGGCTTCGTCGGCGTGGTGGACGCGGTCGGCGGAGTGGACATGTGCCTGGACCGGGACGTCAAGGACCCCAACTCGGGCGCCGATCTGCGCAAGGGCTGCCAGACCCTGGACGGCTCCGAGGCGCTGGCGTTCGTCCGGCAGCGCAAGCAGGAGGCCCAGGGCGACCTGGGCCGTACCCGCAACCAGCAGAAGTTCCTGACCGCCCTCGCCGAGAAGGCGGTCACCCCCGGCACCCTCCTCAACCCCGCCAGGTCCTTCCCGACCCTCGACGCCGGCCTGGACACGCTGGTGGTCGACAGGGACACGGGCCTGCGGGACCTCATGACACTGTTCCGCGCGATGCGGGGCGTCACGGCGGGCGGCGGCCGGCAGCTCAACGTGCCCGTCTCCGACCCGGCCCTCGCCACCTCCAAGGGCAGCGCCGTGCAGTGGGACGACCGCCGCGCCCGCACCCTGTTCACCGAGCTGAGGAACGACCGCCCGGTGACGCTCCCGCAGGAGAAGTGA